One stretch of Glycine soja cultivar W05 chromosome 7, ASM419377v2, whole genome shotgun sequence DNA includes these proteins:
- the LOC114420262 gene encoding uncharacterized protein LOC114420262 isoform X2, giving the protein MIEQFINFVIRPPRAEYNPDQYLWEKEFTLAGRTYQRQDLELKNTRGYTLKCSHYLPSPFPEDTSLPCVIYCHGNSGCRADANEAAVILLPSNITVFTLDFSGSGLSDGDYVSLGWHEKDDLKMVVSYLRSNKQISCIGLWGRSMGAVTSLLYGAEDPSIAGMVLDSAFSNLYDLMMELVDVYKIRLPKFTVKMAVQYMRRVIEKKAKFDIMNLNCLQVAPKTFIPVLFGHASDDKFIQPHHSDLISEAYAGDKNVIKFDGDHNSSRPQFFYDSVSIFFYNVLHPPNVPRAHKLEKYYDLGDLKLGSGVDESLLYEILSSLRSASTEAASSSSVLPTISSTKSVSELLSEVAPVTDESFFGEDTNGNDGHTDVQDKQLNGEGEDCCSYTSSNRESWGRCSSLGGSDEDLRADDTLTQVFATPMRSTKEKEKEKDDKKHKKKKKKKKPKSERFEKLEALSRRLRLCLLKGSTHRRHKST; this is encoded by the exons ATGATTGAGCAATTCATCAATTTCGTTATTCGGCCTCCCAG GGCAGAGTATAACCCTGATCAGTACCTGTGGGAAAAGGAATTCACCCTTGCAGGTCGAACATACCAAAGGCAGGATTTGGAG CTCAAGAACACCAGAGGCTATACCTTAAAATGTAGTCATTatcttccttctccttttcctGAAGATACTTCTCTTCCTTGTGTTATATATTGCCATGGAAACAG TGGATGTAGGGCAGATGCCAATGAAGCTGCTGTAATTCTTCTTCCTTCAAATATTACTGTTTTTACCCTTGACTTCTCGGGGTCAGGCTTATCTGATGGAGACTATGTTAGTCTTGGTTGGCATGAA AAAGATGATCTCAAGATGGTGGTGTCATATTTGAGGAGCAACAAACAAATATCTTGTATAGGTCTTTGGGGACGATCAATGGGTGCTGTTACTAG TCTTCTTTATGGAGCTGAAGACCCTTCTATTGCTGGAATGGTGTTGGATAGTGCCTTTTCGAACTTATATGATCTCATGATGGAGCTTGTGGATGTTTATAAAATTCGGCTTCCTAAATTCACT GTTAAAATGGCTGTACAGTACATGCGGAGGGTTATTGAGAAGAAGGCAAAGTTTGATATTATGAATCTGAACTGTTTGCAG GTTGCACCGAAGACATTCATTCCTGTTTTATTTGGACATGCAAGCGATGACAAATTCATTCAGCCTCACCATTCTGATCTCATCTCTGAAGCCTATGCA GGTGACAAAAATGTCATAAAATTTGACGGTGATCACAACTCGTCTCGACCACAATTCTTTTATGATTCAGTTTCCATTTTCTTCTACAATGTCCTTCACCCTCCTAATGTTCCTAGAGCTCATAAGCTTGAGAAATATTATGATTTGGGGGATCTAAAACTTGGTTCTGGTGTGGACGAG AGCCTATTATATGAGATTCTCTCTAGTCTGAGGTCTGCATCAACCGAAGCTGCAAGTTCATCTTCTGTGCTTCCAACAATTTCCAGCACAAAATCAGTTAGTGAACTTCTTTCAGAAGTTGCACCGGTGACTGAT GAGTCCTTTTTTGGAGAAGATACTAATGGCAATGATGGGCATACAGATGTGCAG GATAAGCAGCTAAATGGCGAGGGTGAAGATTGTTGCTCATATACGAGCTCAAACAGAGAAAGTTGGGGCAGATGTTCTTCTTTAGGAGGCAGTGATGAAGATTTAAGGGCTGATGATACCCTCACTCAG GTGTTTGCAACACCTATGCGAAGCacgaaagagaaagaaaaagaaaaagatgacaaaaagcacaagaagaagaagaagaagaagaagccaaAGAGCGAGAGGTTTGAGAAGCTGGAGGCTCTAAGCAGACGCCTGAGGCTTTGCCTTCTAAAGGGATCAACCCATCGAAGGCACAAGTCCACTTAG
- the LOC114420262 gene encoding uncharacterized protein LOC114420262 isoform X1, with translation MIEQFINFVIRPPRAEYNPDQYLWEKEFTLAGRTYQRQDLELKNTRGYTLKCSHYLPSPFPEDTSLPCVIYCHGNSGCRADANEAAVILLPSNITVFTLDFSGSGLSDGDYVSLGWHEKDDLKMVVSYLRSNKQISCIGLWGRSMGAVTSLLYGAEDPSIAGMVLDSAFSNLYDLMMELVDVYKIRLPKFTVKMAVQYMRRVIEKKAKFDIMNLNCLQVAPKTFIPVLFGHASDDKFIQPHHSDLISEAYAGDKNVIKFDGDHNSSRPQFFYDSVSIFFYNVLHPPNVPRAHKLEKYYDLGDLKLGSGVDESLLYEILSSLRSASTEAASSSSVLPTISSTKSVSELLSEVAPVTDVESFFGEDTNGNDGHTDVQDKQLNGEGEDCCSYTSSNRESWGRCSSLGGSDEDLRADDTLTQVFATPMRSTKEKEKEKDDKKHKKKKKKKKPKSERFEKLEALSRRLRLCLLKGSTHRRHKST, from the exons ATGATTGAGCAATTCATCAATTTCGTTATTCGGCCTCCCAG GGCAGAGTATAACCCTGATCAGTACCTGTGGGAAAAGGAATTCACCCTTGCAGGTCGAACATACCAAAGGCAGGATTTGGAG CTCAAGAACACCAGAGGCTATACCTTAAAATGTAGTCATTatcttccttctccttttcctGAAGATACTTCTCTTCCTTGTGTTATATATTGCCATGGAAACAG TGGATGTAGGGCAGATGCCAATGAAGCTGCTGTAATTCTTCTTCCTTCAAATATTACTGTTTTTACCCTTGACTTCTCGGGGTCAGGCTTATCTGATGGAGACTATGTTAGTCTTGGTTGGCATGAA AAAGATGATCTCAAGATGGTGGTGTCATATTTGAGGAGCAACAAACAAATATCTTGTATAGGTCTTTGGGGACGATCAATGGGTGCTGTTACTAG TCTTCTTTATGGAGCTGAAGACCCTTCTATTGCTGGAATGGTGTTGGATAGTGCCTTTTCGAACTTATATGATCTCATGATGGAGCTTGTGGATGTTTATAAAATTCGGCTTCCTAAATTCACT GTTAAAATGGCTGTACAGTACATGCGGAGGGTTATTGAGAAGAAGGCAAAGTTTGATATTATGAATCTGAACTGTTTGCAG GTTGCACCGAAGACATTCATTCCTGTTTTATTTGGACATGCAAGCGATGACAAATTCATTCAGCCTCACCATTCTGATCTCATCTCTGAAGCCTATGCA GGTGACAAAAATGTCATAAAATTTGACGGTGATCACAACTCGTCTCGACCACAATTCTTTTATGATTCAGTTTCCATTTTCTTCTACAATGTCCTTCACCCTCCTAATGTTCCTAGAGCTCATAAGCTTGAGAAATATTATGATTTGGGGGATCTAAAACTTGGTTCTGGTGTGGACGAG AGCCTATTATATGAGATTCTCTCTAGTCTGAGGTCTGCATCAACCGAAGCTGCAAGTTCATCTTCTGTGCTTCCAACAATTTCCAGCACAAAATCAGTTAGTGAACTTCTTTCAGAAGTTGCACCGGTGACTGATGTA GAGTCCTTTTTTGGAGAAGATACTAATGGCAATGATGGGCATACAGATGTGCAG GATAAGCAGCTAAATGGCGAGGGTGAAGATTGTTGCTCATATACGAGCTCAAACAGAGAAAGTTGGGGCAGATGTTCTTCTTTAGGAGGCAGTGATGAAGATTTAAGGGCTGATGATACCCTCACTCAG GTGTTTGCAACACCTATGCGAAGCacgaaagagaaagaaaaagaaaaagatgacaaaaagcacaagaagaagaagaagaagaagaagccaaAGAGCGAGAGGTTTGAGAAGCTGGAGGCTCTAAGCAGACGCCTGAGGCTTTGCCTTCTAAAGGGATCAACCCATCGAAGGCACAAGTCCACTTAG